One part of the Rutidosis leptorrhynchoides isolate AG116_Rl617_1_P2 chromosome 1, CSIRO_AGI_Rlap_v1, whole genome shotgun sequence genome encodes these proteins:
- the LOC139886363 gene encoding peptide methionine sulfoxide reductase B5-like — MMSILSSTPLPRNLITTQFKSNRSSFTNFSKLGLGFSGSKRNFKRGIVAMAVQKSEDEWRAVLSPEQFRILRQKGTEYPGTGKYDKFYEEGVYTCAGCDTPLYKSTTKFNSGCGWPAFYEGLPGAINRHADPDGMRVEITCATCGGHLGHVFKGEGFRTPTDERHCVNSISLKFTPGN, encoded by the exons ATGATGTCAATTCTAAGTTCAACACCTTTACCACGCAACTTAATAACCACACAATTTAAATCGAATCGATCGTCCTTCACCAATTTTTccaaattagggttagggttttcggGTAGTAAAAGAAATTTCAAAAGGGGAATTGTAGCTATGGCTGTTCAGAAATCAGAAGATGAATGGCGCGCGGTTTTATCACCCGAACAGTTTCGAATCTTGAGACAAAAAGGAACAGA GTATCCAGGAACTGGAAAATACGACAAGTTCTATGAGGAAGGAGTTTACACTTGTGCAGGATGTGACACCCCTCTTTACAAGTCCACTACAAAGTTTAACTCTGGGTGCGGTTGGCCAGCCTTCTATGAGGGTCTTCCTGGAGCCATAAATCGTCAT GCTGATCCAGATGGAATGAGGGTGGAAATCACATGTGCAACTTGTGGTGGGCATCTTGGACATGTTTTTAAAGGTGAAGGTTTTCGCACCCCAACAGACGAACGCCATTGTGTCAATAGCATCTCTCTCAAGTTTACACCGGGAAATTAA